Proteins from a genomic interval of Plasmodium sp. gorilla clade G2 genome assembly, chromosome: 10:
- a CDS encoding DER1-like protein, putative, whose translation MDISGPEVWYNNLPNVTKYVITLIFLVTLLITCNLLNVVYILLDWNLIYYKYHIWRIFLNFLYVGKFSLSWVFFMSLFAQFSSSLEKNAIFTSPGSYLYFITIQCTFLSLISILFYWPRGYPFLGNSLLFAIIYYWSRREAWSHVSIYFFTVKGYQLPFALIFLHLIMGQSLWVDIMGLLSGHVYYFFREILPREGGPNLLDKTPKIFDKIMLKLQEFRLNNGIRNNFQRYGYTNINNSRSTNNNNGTNRRVFIGRGVRLGDS comes from the exons ATGGATATATCTGGTCCAGAAGTGTGGTATAATAATTTACCGAACGTAACAAAATATGTGAtaacattaatttttttagttACCTTATTGATAACGTGTAATTTATTGAACGTTGTATATATACTATTAGATTggaatttaatatattataaatatcatatatggAGAATTTTTCTGAACTTTTTATATGTTGGTAAATTTTCCCTTTCATGGGTATTCTTTATGTCTTTATTTGCTCAATTCTCATCATCTTTAGAAAAAAATGCAATTTTCACATCACCTGgatcttatttatatttcattaccATTCAATGTACCTTTTTATCTCTTATAagtattttgttttattggCCACGag GTTATCCCTTTTTAGGAAATTCTCTCCTCTTTGCAATAATATACTATTGGTCAAGAAGAGAAGCATGGAGCCATGTTTccatttatttctttactGTTAAGGGATATCAATTACCCTTTGCTTTAATTTTCTTACATTTAATTATGGGTCAATCTTTGTGGGTTGATATTATGGGGTTGTTATCAGGACATGTCTACTACTTTTTTAGAGAAATTTTACCAAGAGAAG GTGGTCCCAATCTTTTAGATAAAACACCCAAAATTTTTGATAAGATAATGCTAAAATTGCAAGAATTTCGTTTAAATAATGGAATAAGGAACAATTTCCAAAGATATGGATATacgaatataaataattcaaggagtacaaataataataatggaaCAAATAGAAGAGTTTTTATTGGAAGGGGTGTAAGACTAGGTGATAGTTAA